A region of Streptomyces sp. NBC_01788 DNA encodes the following proteins:
- a CDS encoding GNAT family N-acetyltransferase has protein sequence MLAEGDVVLRPIKLRDQRAWREVNRRNRDWLRPWEATIPPPTPSGPITHRPTYRQMVRHLRSEAHAGRMLPFVIEYQGRLVGQLTVAGITWGSMCSGHVGYWVDESVAGHGVMPTAVAMVVDHCFRTVGLHRIEVCIRPENGPSRRVVEKLGFREEGLRPRYLHIDGAWRDHMVFALTAEEVPDGLLNRWRRTRALRTPKGNPTSPGN, from the coding sequence GTGCTCGCGGAGGGCGATGTCGTCCTCCGGCCGATAAAGCTGCGCGACCAGCGGGCCTGGCGCGAGGTGAACCGGCGCAACCGGGACTGGCTCAGGCCCTGGGAGGCGACGATTCCGCCGCCCACGCCCAGCGGGCCCATCACGCACCGGCCGACCTACCGGCAGATGGTGCGCCACCTCAGGTCGGAGGCGCACGCGGGCCGGATGCTGCCGTTCGTCATCGAGTACCAGGGGCGCCTGGTGGGGCAGTTGACGGTCGCGGGGATCACCTGGGGCTCGATGTGCTCGGGCCACGTCGGCTACTGGGTCGACGAGTCGGTGGCCGGCCACGGGGTGATGCCGACGGCCGTGGCGATGGTCGTGGACCACTGTTTCCGCACCGTGGGGCTGCACCGCATCGAGGTCTGCATTCGCCCCGAGAACGGGCCGAGCCGGCGCGTGGTGGAGAAACTCGGATTCCGCGAGGAGGGCCTGCGGCCCCGTTATCTCCACATCGACGGCGCCTGGCGCGATCACATGGTGTTCGCGCTCACCGCGGAGGAGGTGCCCGACGGGCTGCTGAACCGCTGGCGCCGTACCCGTGCCCTGCGGACGCCGAAGGGGAATCCCACCTCACCCGGAAATTGA
- a CDS encoding MogA/MoaB family molybdenum cofactor biosynthesis protein, with amino-acid sequence MTLDTPASGALLAPYSALVVTASNRAAAGVYEDTGGPLVAEGLRRAGFAVDGPRVVPDGDPVEAALRAAVEAGYDTVVTTGGTGVSPTDRTPEATRRVIETEVPGIAEAIRAFGMRKVPTAALSRGLAGVAGGTLIVNLPGSTGGVKDGLAVLEPLLRHAVDQVRGGDHARPGAGSGGAS; translated from the coding sequence ATGACCCTGGACACACCGGCCTCAGGAGCGCTGCTCGCGCCGTACAGCGCCCTGGTGGTCACCGCCTCCAACCGGGCCGCCGCCGGGGTCTACGAGGACACGGGCGGTCCGCTGGTCGCCGAGGGCCTCCGGCGCGCCGGCTTCGCCGTCGACGGGCCGCGGGTCGTACCGGACGGAGACCCGGTGGAGGCCGCGCTGCGCGCCGCCGTCGAGGCCGGTTACGACACCGTCGTCACCACCGGAGGCACCGGCGTCTCGCCCACCGACCGCACCCCCGAGGCCACCCGCCGGGTGATCGAGACCGAGGTGCCGGGCATCGCGGAGGCCATCCGGGCGTTCGGCATGCGGAAGGTGCCGACCGCGGCGCTGTCCCGGGGGCTGGCCGGAGTGGCCGGAGGGACGCTGATCGTCAACCTGCCGGGCTCGACGGGCGGGGTGAAGGACGGACTGGCCGTCCTGGAACCGCTGTTGAGGCACGCCGTCGACCAGGTGCGCGGCGGCGACCACGCCAGACCCGGTGCCGGCAGTGGGGGTGCGAGCTGA
- the moaC gene encoding cyclic pyranopterin monophosphate synthase MoaC, whose amino-acid sequence MTVPSRGETPGPPAPDRLTHIDDAGAARMVDVSGKDVTARTARASGRVLVSPRVVELLRGEGVPKGDALATARIAGIMGAKRTPDLIPLCHPLSVSGVRLELSVADDAVEIEATVKTTDRTGVEMEALTAVSVAALTVIDMVKAVDKGAVITDVRVEEKTGGKSGDWSRA is encoded by the coding sequence ATGACTGTGCCTTCCCGGGGGGAGACCCCCGGACCCCCAGCGCCGGACCGGCTGACGCACATCGACGACGCGGGCGCGGCCCGCATGGTCGACGTCTCCGGCAAGGACGTGACCGCGCGCACCGCCCGCGCCAGCGGCCGCGTCCTCGTCTCGCCCCGCGTGGTCGAGCTGCTGCGCGGCGAGGGGGTGCCCAAGGGCGACGCCCTCGCCACCGCGCGGATCGCCGGGATCATGGGCGCCAAGCGCACCCCGGACCTCATCCCGCTGTGCCACCCGCTGTCGGTGTCGGGTGTGAGACTGGAACTGTCGGTCGCGGACGACGCCGTGGAGATCGAGGCCACGGTGAAGACCACGGACCGCACGGGCGTCGAGATGGAGGCGCTCACCGCGGTGTCCGTCGCCGCGCTCACCGTGATCGACATGGTCAAGGCGGTCGACAAGGGAGCGGTCATCACGGACGTACGGGTGGAGGAGAAGACGGGCGGCAAGTCGGGCGACTGGAGCCGGGCATGA
- the glp gene encoding molybdotransferase-like divisome protein Glp, which produces MSSAEPRTADPDHLWSVDEHLEDILTTVRPLEPIELQLLDAQGCVLVDDVTVPLSLPPFDNSSMDGYAVRVADVSGASEEFPAALEVVGDVAAGAAGLLRVGPGQAARIMTGAPLPPGAEAVVPVEWTDGGLGEGPVSTMRARSLAPDGVGGHVRVYRPAEARAHVRAKGSDVEAGERALRAGTVLGPPQIALLAAIGLGTVPVRPRPRVVVMSTGSELVQPDEQLGDGQIYDSNSFALTAAARDAGAIAYRVGAVPDDADTLRSTIEDQLVRADLLVTTGGVSVGAYDVVKEALSHVGDEDEPGGGVEFRKLAMQPGKPQGFGTVGADHVPLLALPGNPVSSYVSFELFVRPVIRTLMGLRDVHRPTVRATLAADRALTSPKGRRQFLRGVHADGEVRPVGGAGSHLVAALALADALIVVPEDTESVEPGAEVEVVLLG; this is translated from the coding sequence TTGAGCAGCGCCGAGCCCCGCACCGCCGACCCGGACCACCTGTGGTCGGTGGACGAGCACCTGGAGGACATCCTCACCACCGTCCGCCCCCTGGAACCCATCGAGCTGCAGCTGCTCGACGCCCAGGGCTGCGTCCTGGTCGACGACGTGACGGTGCCGCTCTCCCTGCCGCCGTTCGACAACAGCTCCATGGACGGCTACGCGGTGCGGGTCGCGGACGTCTCGGGCGCGAGCGAGGAGTTCCCGGCCGCCCTGGAGGTCGTCGGGGACGTCGCGGCGGGCGCGGCCGGCCTGCTCCGGGTGGGACCGGGACAGGCGGCGCGGATCATGACCGGGGCCCCGCTGCCGCCCGGGGCCGAGGCGGTCGTCCCCGTGGAGTGGACCGACGGAGGGCTCGGCGAGGGCCCGGTGAGCACGATGCGCGCCCGCAGTCTCGCCCCCGACGGCGTCGGCGGGCACGTACGCGTGTACCGGCCCGCCGAGGCACGCGCGCACGTGCGCGCGAAGGGCAGCGACGTGGAGGCGGGGGAGCGCGCCCTGCGGGCCGGAACGGTCCTCGGGCCGCCGCAGATCGCGCTGCTCGCCGCGATCGGCCTCGGCACGGTCCCGGTGCGTCCGCGCCCGCGCGTGGTGGTGATGTCCACCGGCAGCGAACTCGTCCAGCCCGACGAGCAGCTCGGCGACGGCCAGATCTACGACTCCAACAGTTTCGCCCTGACCGCGGCCGCCCGGGACGCGGGCGCCATCGCCTACCGGGTGGGCGCCGTCCCCGACGACGCCGACACCCTGCGCTCCACCATCGAGGACCAGCTCGTCCGCGCCGACCTGCTGGTCACCACCGGCGGGGTGAGCGTGGGGGCGTACGACGTGGTCAAGGAGGCGCTGTCCCACGTGGGGGACGAGGACGAGCCGGGCGGCGGAGTGGAGTTCCGCAAGCTCGCCATGCAGCCGGGCAAGCCGCAGGGCTTCGGGACCGTCGGCGCCGACCACGTCCCGCTGCTGGCCCTGCCGGGCAACCCGGTGTCGTCGTACGTCTCCTTCGAGCTGTTCGTCCGCCCCGTCATCCGCACCCTGATGGGCCTTCGGGACGTCCACCGGCCGACCGTGCGCGCGACGCTGGCCGCGGACCGGGCGCTGACCTCGCCGAAGGGACGCAGGCAGTTCCTGCGCGGGGTGCACGCGGACGGCGAGGTCAGGCCTGTGGGAGGCGCCGGATCCCATCTGGTCGCCGCCCTCGCGCTGGCCGACGCGCTCATCGTCGTGCCGGAGGACACCGAGTCCGTCGAGCCAGGCGCCGAGGTCGAGGTGGTCCTGCTCGGCTGA
- the galU gene encoding UTP--glucose-1-phosphate uridylyltransferase GalU, producing the protein MTQAHPRISKAVIPAAGLGTRFLPATKATPKEMLPVVDKPAIQYVVEEAVSAGLDDVLMVTGRNKRPLEDHFDRNYELESALEKKGDGERLAKVQESSDLATMHYVRQGDPKGLGHAVLCAAPHVGSEPFAVLLGDDLIDPRDPLLQRMIEVQETYGGSVVALMEVAPEQIHLYGCAAVEATEDGDVVRVTGLVEKPDAAQAPSNYAIIGRYVLDPHIFDVLRKTEPGRGGEIQLTDALQHLAEAHASAATDEQRAGGPVHGVVFKGRRYDTGDRGDYLRAIVRLACEREDLGPDFRAWLQRYVAEEM; encoded by the coding sequence ATGACACAGGCGCACCCCAGGATCAGCAAGGCTGTCATTCCCGCGGCAGGTCTTGGCACCCGGTTCCTGCCGGCCACCAAGGCCACTCCCAAGGAGATGCTGCCGGTCGTCGACAAGCCGGCGATCCAGTACGTGGTCGAGGAAGCCGTCTCCGCGGGCCTCGACGACGTCCTCATGGTGACCGGGCGCAACAAGCGGCCCCTGGAGGACCACTTCGACCGCAACTATGAGCTGGAGTCGGCCCTGGAGAAGAAGGGCGACGGCGAGCGGCTCGCCAAGGTGCAGGAGTCCAGCGACCTCGCGACGATGCACTACGTCCGCCAGGGCGACCCCAAGGGCCTGGGTCACGCCGTGCTCTGCGCCGCCCCGCACGTGGGCAGCGAGCCCTTCGCCGTCCTGCTCGGCGACGACCTGATCGATCCCCGCGACCCGCTGCTCCAGCGGATGATCGAGGTCCAGGAGACCTACGGCGGCAGCGTGGTCGCGCTCATGGAGGTCGCGCCCGAGCAGATACACCTCTACGGCTGCGCTGCCGTGGAGGCCACCGAGGACGGCGACGTCGTCCGGGTGACCGGTCTGGTCGAGAAGCCGGACGCGGCGCAGGCCCCCTCCAACTACGCGATCATCGGCCGTTACGTCCTCGACCCGCACATCTTCGACGTACTCCGCAAGACCGAGCCCGGTCGCGGCGGCGAGATCCAGCTCACGGACGCCCTCCAGCACCTGGCCGAGGCCCACGCGTCGGCGGCCACCGACGAGCAGCGGGCCGGCGGCCCGGTGCACGGCGTCGTCTTCAAGGGCCGCCGCTACGACACCGGTGACCGCGGCGACTATCTGCGTGCCATTGTCAGACTCGCGTGCGAACGTGAAGACCTGGGCCCGGACTTCAGGGCCTGGCTTCAGCGGTACGTAGCCGAGGAGATGTAA
- a CDS encoding 5-formyltetrahydrofolate cyclo-ligase codes for MSHIGRSAEPAKRTLRREILTVRKTLTVDEVREAAHALAERALELPELTQARTIAAYVSVGTEPGTPALLDALRTRGARVLLPALLPDNDLDWGAYTGEGSLARVQHGGRMALFEPTGERLGPDAVTTADVVLLPGLAVDARGMRLGRGGGSYDRVLARLEAARAHPALVVLLYDTEVVEHIPEESHDRPVQAVVTPSGVRRFT; via the coding sequence GTGAGCCACATCGGACGCAGTGCGGAGCCTGCCAAGCGGACCTTGCGACGAGAAATCCTCACAGTGAGGAAGACATTGACCGTGGATGAAGTGCGGGAGGCGGCGCACGCGCTGGCGGAGCGCGCCCTGGAGCTGCCCGAGCTGACTCAGGCGCGCACGATCGCCGCGTACGTCTCCGTGGGCACCGAACCGGGAACCCCCGCGCTGCTCGACGCGCTGCGCACGCGGGGCGCGCGCGTGCTGCTGCCCGCCCTGCTGCCCGACAACGACCTGGACTGGGGCGCGTACACCGGGGAGGGCTCCCTCGCGCGCGTGCAGCACGGCGGGCGGATGGCGCTGTTCGAGCCGACCGGTGAGCGTCTCGGCCCGGACGCCGTGACGACCGCCGACGTGGTTCTGCTGCCCGGCCTCGCCGTCGACGCGCGCGGCATGCGCCTGGGGCGCGGCGGCGGATCCTACGACCGCGTCCTGGCCCGCCTGGAGGCGGCGCGGGCGCATCCCGCCCTCGTGGTCCTGCTGTACGACACGGAGGTCGTGGAGCACATTCCCGAGGAGTCCCACGACCGTCCGGTGCAGGCCGTGGTGACACCGTCGGGCGTACGCCGCTTCACCTGA
- a CDS encoding penicillin acylase family protein: MPPNTTASTGDKAGKSGRKKGRKARLVVLVLVMALIGGTAYGAYWSVSTVRASFPQTKGTITLQGLSGPVDVRRDGYGIPQVYASGAEDLFMAQGFVQAQDRFYEMDVRRHMTSGRLSEMFGKGQLKNDEFLRTLGWDRVARQEYDKTLSASTKKYLQAYTEGVNAYLKGRAAKDISLEYAALGFANDYKPGQWTPVDSLAWLKAMAWDLRGNMQDEIDRALMTSRLGPKQIKDLYPDYPYSRNKPIVGEGQYNELTQAFEAGGDTTGTGAGTPTGTGTGIGTGTGTDASTGLGTGTTTESTGTGGAGTATDANGSSGVQSQLMGLHDVLDGLPTAVGVNGNGIGSNSWVVAGRYTITGKPLLANDPHLSASLPSVWYQMGLHCRELSKACPYDVTGYTFAGMPGVIIGHNQDIAWGMTNSGVDVTDLYLEKLSGNGYLRDSKTVPFKTRQETIKVAGGASKTIVVRETDDGMPLLSDRSSELMTVGKKATVTTAAPDRGDGYAIALKWTALEPGTSMDAVFAMNSAKDWNSFRSAAELFDVPSQNLVYADTKGNIGYTLPGRIPTRAKNDDGSVPAPGWDSGYDWTGYIRPQELPYEYNPKRGYIVTANQAVVDPARYPYTLTTDWGYGTRSRRITDLIQKKIDGGGKISTDDMRQMQMDNSSAIANLLVPKLLNIDIGDKDVRQAQKLLEGWDRTQDADSAAAAYFNAVWRNVLKLAFGNKLPKELRVKGQCLWVEPAGNTGPADENQKVRECGQRDADQAQPDGGDRWFEVVRALVDKPDSDWWKTPASGTRPKADNRDELFKRAMIDARWELTAKLGKDIDTWSWGRLHRLFLKNQTLGTEGPGVLQYVLNRGPWKLSGGEAAVNASGWNAAGGYGVVWVPSMRMVVNLGDLDKSKWINLTGASGHAFSAHYTDQTGKWAKGELLSWSFSPDAVGKSTKDTLALKP; encoded by the coding sequence ATGCCCCCGAACACCACCGCCTCAACGGGTGACAAGGCCGGCAAGTCCGGCAGGAAGAAGGGGCGAAAAGCCCGCTTGGTCGTGCTTGTCCTGGTGATGGCTCTCATCGGCGGCACCGCCTACGGCGCTTACTGGTCCGTCAGTACCGTGCGCGCCTCCTTCCCGCAGACCAAGGGCACCATCACGCTGCAGGGCCTGTCGGGCCCCGTGGACGTCAGACGGGACGGCTACGGCATCCCGCAGGTCTACGCCTCCGGCGCGGAGGACCTGTTCATGGCGCAGGGCTTCGTCCAGGCGCAGGACCGGTTCTACGAGATGGACGTGCGCCGGCACATGACGTCAGGGCGCCTGTCGGAGATGTTCGGCAAGGGCCAGCTCAAGAACGACGAGTTCCTGCGCACGCTGGGCTGGGACCGGGTCGCCCGGCAGGAGTACGACAAGACGCTGTCGGCCTCCACGAAGAAGTACCTCCAGGCGTACACCGAGGGCGTCAACGCCTACCTCAAGGGGCGGGCGGCCAAGGACATCTCCCTGGAGTACGCGGCCCTGGGCTTCGCCAACGACTACAAGCCCGGGCAGTGGACCCCCGTCGACTCGCTCGCCTGGCTGAAGGCGATGGCCTGGGACCTGCGCGGCAACATGCAGGACGAGATCGACCGGGCCCTGATGACCAGCCGCCTCGGCCCCAAGCAGATCAAGGACCTGTACCCGGACTACCCGTACAGCAGGAACAAGCCGATCGTCGGCGAGGGCCAGTACAACGAGCTCACTCAGGCGTTCGAAGCGGGCGGCGACACGACGGGCACGGGCGCCGGAACCCCGACCGGCACCGGCACGGGCATCGGTACCGGCACGGGTACCGACGCCTCGACCGGCCTGGGCACGGGCACCACGACGGAGTCGACGGGCACGGGCGGTGCCGGCACCGCGACGGACGCGAACGGCTCCTCCGGCGTGCAGAGCCAGCTGATGGGCCTGCACGACGTCCTGGACGGCCTCCCGACGGCCGTCGGCGTCAACGGCAACGGCATCGGCTCCAACTCCTGGGTCGTCGCCGGCCGGTACACGATCACCGGCAAGCCGCTGCTCGCCAACGACCCGCACCTGTCCGCGTCGCTGCCCTCGGTCTGGTACCAGATGGGCCTGCACTGCCGTGAACTCTCCAAGGCGTGCCCGTACGACGTCACCGGCTACACCTTCGCGGGCATGCCCGGTGTGATCATCGGCCACAACCAGGACATCGCCTGGGGCATGACCAACTCCGGTGTCGACGTCACGGACCTGTACCTGGAGAAGCTCAGCGGCAACGGCTACCTGCGCGACAGCAAGACGGTGCCGTTCAAGACCCGCCAGGAGACCATCAAGGTCGCCGGCGGCGCGTCCAAGACGATCGTCGTGCGCGAGACCGACGACGGGATGCCCCTGCTGTCCGACCGGTCCAGCGAACTGATGACGGTCGGCAAGAAGGCCACGGTCACCACCGCGGCGCCCGACCGCGGCGACGGCTATGCGATTGCCCTGAAGTGGACCGCGCTGGAGCCGGGCACCTCCATGGACGCCGTCTTCGCCATGAACAGCGCGAAGGACTGGAACTCCTTCCGGTCGGCCGCGGAACTGTTCGACGTGCCCTCGCAGAACCTGGTCTACGCCGACACCAAGGGCAACATCGGCTACACGCTGCCCGGCCGCATCCCCACGCGCGCGAAGAACGACGACGGCTCCGTCCCGGCGCCGGGCTGGGACTCCGGCTACGACTGGACCGGCTACATCAGGCCGCAGGAACTGCCCTACGAGTACAACCCCAAGCGCGGCTACATCGTCACCGCCAACCAGGCCGTCGTCGATCCGGCCCGCTACCCGTACACGCTCACCACGGACTGGGGCTACGGCACCCGCAGCCGGCGGATCACCGACCTGATCCAGAAGAAGATCGACGGCGGCGGCAAGATCTCCACCGACGACATGCGCCAGATGCAGATGGACAACAGCAGCGCGATCGCCAACCTGCTGGTGCCCAAGCTGCTGAACATCGACATCGGTGACAAGGACGTCCGCCAGGCGCAGAAGCTGCTGGAGGGCTGGGACCGCACGCAGGACGCCGACTCGGCCGCCGCCGCGTACTTCAACGCCGTCTGGCGCAACGTCCTCAAGCTGGCCTTCGGCAACAAGCTGCCCAAGGAACTGCGGGTCAAGGGCCAGTGCCTGTGGGTGGAGCCGGCCGGCAACACGGGCCCCGCCGACGAGAACCAGAAGGTCCGCGAGTGCGGCCAGCGCGACGCCGACCAGGCGCAGCCCGACGGCGGCGACCGCTGGTTCGAGGTGGTCCGGGCGCTCGTCGACAAGCCGGACAGCGACTGGTGGAAGACCCCGGCGTCCGGCACCCGTCCCAAGGCGGACAACCGCGACGAGCTGTTCAAGCGCGCGATGATCGACGCCCGCTGGGAGCTGACCGCCAAGCTCGGCAAGGACATCGACACCTGGAGCTGGGGCCGGCTGCACCGCCTGTTCCTGAAGAACCAGACGCTGGGCACCGAGGGGCCGGGCGTCCTGCAGTACGTCCTCAACCGCGGACCCTGGAAGCTGAGCGGCGGTGAGGCCGCGGTCAACGCCTCCGGCTGGAACGCCGCCGGCGGCTACGGCGTGGTGTGGGTGCCGTCGATGCGGATGGTGGTCAACCTCGGCGACCTCGACAAGTCCAAGTGGATCAACCTCACCGGGGCCTCCGGGCACGCCTTCAGCGCCCACTACACCGACCAGACGGGCAAGTGGGCCAAGGGTGAGCTGCTCTCGTGGTCCTTCTCGCCGGACGCGGTCGGCAAGAGCACGAAGGACACGCTGGCGCTCAAGCCGTGA
- a CDS encoding potassium/proton antiporter, producing MTVHHLNQLLLASSVVLLVAVAAVRVSSRSGLPSLLVYLGIGVVMGSDGLGGVHFTNAELTQVIGYAALVVILAEGGLGTKWKEIKPVLPAATALAVVGVAVSVGVTAAAAHYLSGLGWRQSLIIGAVVSSTDAAAVFSVLRKIPLPARVTGTLEAESGFNDAPVVILVVAFSTAGPIEHWYVLVGEIALELAIGAAVGLAVGWLGSWGLRHVALPASGLYPIAVMAIAVTAYAAGALAHGSGFLAVYLASMLLGNAKLPHWPATRGFAEGLGWIAQIGMFVMLGLLVTPHELLDDVLPALVIGLVLTMVARPLGVVASLLPFRVPWQEQTLMSWAGLRGAVPVILATIPMVNGVDATHRIFNIVFVLVVVYTLVQGPTLPWLARKLRLGSGDEAADLGIESAPLERLRGHLLSVAIPHGSRMHGVEINELRLPSGSAVTLVVREGRSFVPLPTTTLRRGDELLVVATDPVREAAERRLRAVGRGGKLAGWLGAGGAEAGNRG from the coding sequence CTGACTGTTCACCACCTCAACCAGCTCCTGCTCGCCAGCTCGGTCGTCCTGCTCGTCGCGGTCGCAGCGGTCCGGGTCTCCTCGCGCAGCGGGCTCCCCAGCCTGCTCGTCTACCTGGGGATCGGCGTCGTCATGGGCTCGGACGGGCTCGGCGGCGTCCACTTCACCAACGCCGAACTGACCCAGGTCATCGGCTACGCGGCCCTCGTCGTGATCCTCGCCGAGGGCGGTCTCGGCACGAAGTGGAAGGAGATCAAGCCGGTCCTTCCGGCCGCCACGGCCCTCGCGGTGGTCGGTGTCGCCGTGAGCGTCGGCGTCACCGCGGCCGCCGCCCACTACCTCAGCGGTCTGGGATGGCGCCAGTCGCTCATCATCGGCGCCGTGGTGTCCTCCACGGACGCGGCGGCCGTCTTCTCCGTACTGCGCAAGATCCCCCTCCCCGCGCGCGTGACGGGCACGCTGGAGGCCGAGTCGGGCTTCAACGACGCCCCGGTGGTCATCCTGGTCGTCGCCTTCTCCACCGCGGGACCGATCGAGCACTGGTACGTCCTGGTGGGCGAGATAGCCCTGGAGCTGGCGATCGGCGCGGCCGTCGGCCTGGCGGTGGGCTGGCTCGGCTCCTGGGGCCTGCGGCACGTGGCACTGCCCGCCTCCGGTCTCTACCCGATCGCCGTCATGGCCATCGCGGTCACGGCGTACGCCGCCGGCGCGCTGGCCCACGGCAGCGGCTTCCTCGCCGTCTACCTCGCGTCGATGCTGCTCGGCAACGCCAAGCTGCCGCACTGGCCCGCCACCCGCGGCTTCGCCGAGGGACTCGGCTGGATCGCCCAGATCGGCATGTTCGTCATGCTCGGTCTGCTGGTCACCCCGCACGAACTGCTCGACGACGTCCTGCCCGCCCTCGTCATCGGTCTGGTGCTGACCATGGTCGCCCGCCCGCTGGGCGTGGTGGCGAGCCTGCTGCCGTTCCGGGTGCCGTGGCAGGAGCAGACCCTGATGTCCTGGGCCGGACTGCGCGGCGCCGTGCCCGTCATCCTGGCGACGATCCCCATGGTGAACGGGGTCGACGCCACCCACCGCATCTTCAACATCGTCTTCGTCCTGGTCGTCGTCTACACCCTCGTGCAGGGGCCGACCCTGCCCTGGCTCGCCCGCAAGCTGCGGCTGGGCTCCGGCGACGAGGCCGCCGACCTCGGCATCGAGTCGGCGCCCCTGGAGCGGCTGCGCGGCCATCTGCTGTCCGTCGCCATCCCCCACGGATCGCGGATGCACGGCGTCGAGATCAACGAGCTGCGGCTGCCGTCCGGGTCCGCGGTCACCCTGGTCGTCCGCGAGGGCAGGTCCTTCGTACCGCTGCCGACCACCACCCTGCGGCGCGGCGACGAACTCCTCGTGGTCGCCACCGACCCCGTCCGGGAGGCGGCCGAACGGCGGCTGCGCGCGGTCGGCCGAGGCGGCAAGCTGGCCGGATGGCTCGGCGCCGGGGGCGCGGAGGCGGGCAACCGAGGATGA
- a CDS encoding MFS transporter → MGSTVKSSRPGYGQLLRTRGAWTFLLPGFAARQPFGMLTISIVLLVQHTTGSYGSAGAAAAVTGVSMALFAPYSGRLADRYGQRAVLVPGVLVHTVAGLTLTALALAHAPLWALFAAAVPTGASMPQAGPMVRARWGVTLKDSPLMTTAAAFESVTDELTFVVGPLLATALCTTVTPAAGLVTESALTLVGGLLFAAQKRTQPPVTGGHARVEHASALRVPGVRVLIATFLGIGSVFGGMQVSLAAFTESIGEPGLNGVLYGTFAAGNMLSGVVCGAIAWKNAPQHRLLVGYIALALAASALWTAHSVLLLAALGLLVGMCIAPALITGYTLVEGLVPAGARTEAFTWLTGAVALGQAAAVTVAGQLEDRLWGGAGFLVPMAGTVLALLTLVALRSRLASPTQGRTVARGVGHRAHVTVD, encoded by the coding sequence GTGGGATCCACGGTCAAATCCTCCCGCCCGGGATACGGGCAGCTGCTGCGCACCCGCGGCGCCTGGACGTTCCTGCTCCCCGGCTTCGCCGCGCGCCAGCCGTTCGGGATGCTCACCATCTCCATCGTGCTGCTGGTGCAGCACACCACCGGCTCCTATGGCTCGGCCGGCGCCGCCGCTGCCGTCACCGGCGTCTCCATGGCGCTGTTCGCGCCCTACAGCGGACGCCTCGCCGACCGTTACGGGCAGCGCGCGGTACTGGTCCCCGGTGTTCTCGTGCACACCGTCGCGGGGCTGACGCTGACCGCGCTCGCCCTGGCGCACGCCCCCCTGTGGGCGCTGTTCGCGGCGGCCGTGCCGACCGGCGCCTCGATGCCGCAGGCCGGCCCGATGGTGCGGGCCCGCTGGGGCGTGACGCTCAAGGACTCGCCGCTGATGACCACCGCGGCCGCCTTCGAGTCCGTCACCGACGAGCTGACGTTCGTCGTCGGCCCCCTCCTGGCGACCGCCCTGTGCACGACCGTCACCCCGGCCGCCGGACTGGTCACCGAGTCCGCGCTCACCCTCGTCGGCGGTCTGCTGTTCGCCGCCCAGAAGCGCACCCAGCCGCCCGTCACCGGCGGGCACGCGCGCGTGGAGCACGCCTCCGCCCTGCGCGTCCCCGGGGTGCGGGTGCTGATCGCGACCTTCCTCGGCATCGGCTCGGTCTTCGGCGGCATGCAGGTCTCGCTGGCCGCGTTCACCGAGTCGATCGGCGAGCCCGGCCTCAACGGCGTGCTCTACGGAACCTTCGCCGCGGGCAACATGCTCTCCGGCGTCGTGTGCGGCGCCATCGCCTGGAAGAACGCCCCGCAGCACCGTCTCCTCGTCGGCTACATCGCCCTGGCGCTGGCCGCGTCCGCCCTGTGGACCGCGCACTCGGTGCTGCTCCTGGCGGCGCTCGGCCTCCTGGTCGGCATGTGCATCGCGCCCGCCCTGATCACCGGCTACACCCTGGTGGAGGGCCTGGTCCCGGCCGGCGCCCGCACCGAGGCGTTCACCTGGCTCACGGGCGCGGTCGCGCTCGGCCAGGCGGCGGCGGTCACGGTCGCCGGACAACTGGAGGACCGTCTGTGGGGCGGCGCCGGCTTCCTGGTGCCGATGGCCGGCACGGTGCTGGCCCTGCTGACCCTGGTGGCCCTCAGGTCACGGCTCGCGTCCCCGACGCAGGGCCGCACGGTCGCACGTGGCGTCGGTCACCGAGCCCACGTCACAGTGGACTGA
- a CDS encoding FmdB family zinc ribbon protein codes for MPTYQYQCTECGDGLEAVQKFTDDALTECPGCGGRLKKVFSAVGIVFKGSGFYRNDSRGSSSSSSPASSSKSSSSSSSSGSSSSGSTSGSSSSSGSSSTSASSAGSSAA; via the coding sequence GTGCCCACCTATCAGTACCAGTGCACCGAGTGCGGCGACGGCCTCGAGGCGGTGCAGAAGTTCACCGACGACGCACTCACCGAGTGCCCCGGTTGCGGTGGCCGCCTGAAGAAGGTGTTCTCCGCGGTCGGCATTGTCTTCAAGGGATCCGGCTTCTACCGCAACGACAGCCGCGGCTCCTCGTCGAGCAGCAGCCCGGCGTCGTCGTCGAAGTCGTCGAGCTCCTCCTCCTCGTCGGGGTCCTCCTCGTCGGGGTCGACCTCCGGCTCGTCCTCGTCGTCGGGTTCGTCCTCGACGTCCGCGAGCTCGGCCGGCAGCTCCGCCGCCTGA